One region of Hypanus sabinus isolate sHypSab1 unplaced genomic scaffold, sHypSab1.hap1 scaffold_464, whole genome shotgun sequence genomic DNA includes:
- the LOC132389032 gene encoding gastrula zinc finger protein XlCGF8.2DB-like: HHRVHTGEKPFTCSVCRKRYTDSSSLQRHQRVHTGEKPFTCSECGKRFTQSFTLRIHQRVHNGEKPFTCSVCGKGFTQSSHLQSHLRVHTGEKPFTCSVCGKRFTQSSHSQSHLRVHTGEKPFTCSVCGKRFTQSSHSQSHLRVHTGEKPFTCSVCGKRFTQSSHSQSHLRVHTGEKPFTCSERVKRFTQSSHLQRQQRVHTGEKPFTCSECGKGFTQSSHLLAHQSVHSRERPLL; the protein is encoded by the coding sequence caccatcgagttcacactggggagaagccgttcacctgctcagtctgtcggAAGAGATACACTGATTCATCCagtctacagagacatcagcgagttcacactggggagaagccattcacttgttcagaatgtgggaagcgattcactcaatCTTTCACCCTACGGatacatcagcgtgttcacaacggggagaagccattcacttgctcagtctgtgggaagggattcactcagtcatcccacttacagagtcacttgcgagttcacactggggagaagccattcacttgctcagtctgtgggaagagattcactcagtcatcccactcacagagtcacttgcgagttcacactggggagaagccattcacttgctcagtctgtgggaagagattcactcagtcatcccactcacagagtcacttgcgagttcacactggggagaagccattcacttgctcagtctgtgggaagagattcactcagtcatcccactcacagagtcacttgcgagttcacactggggagaagccgttcacctgctcagaacgtGTTAAGCGGTTCACTCAGTCATCACACCTACAGAGAcaacagcgagttcacactggggagaagccgttcacctgctcagaatgtgggaagggattcactcagtcatcccacctcttggcacaccagtcagttcacagtagGGAGAGGCCATTGTTATGA